Proteins encoded in a region of the Scatophagus argus isolate fScaArg1 chromosome 1, fScaArg1.pri, whole genome shotgun sequence genome:
- the muc15 gene encoding mucin-15, whose amino-acid sequence MELYLKITVGVLLLVQAFHLASLQYSTDSPGRTIDKSWLRERAKNIAGSENAAVVPTEYDLRDDGTATESNEGGIPSGFMYISHAGDDNVTSEDRTADEEPDDLPVVNITALPTIQNVTTDQPELKVSPTTTPMDPKNSSQINMTDTEKEFNNSVTTLQNSTSDQNTNQTTTDQNTTDLQMTTLAPKGNDTQISTTKSDKDILTNDTESNNTTDVTTVMPEINKTPTTSSSTTALLPETTEMIPETTTSVPPDTPEMANKTEKGSGTGTSSERGLESDPQRSKRNKVWGAVLGTIVAASCVGLVAYIILKNKQQKAFVHQKLVEEYPSESVHRLDNSEPLDLNYGGSAYYNPGLQGDNIQMTSFPGRH is encoded by the exons ATGGAATTGTACTTAAAAATCACAGTTGGTGTACTTTTGCTTGTCCAAGCCTTTCACTTGGCATCACTCCAGTATTCAACTGACTCTCCAGGGCGGACAATTGATAAAAGTTGGCTCCGTGAACGAGCCAAAAATATAGCTGGAAGTGAAAATGCTGCAGTAGTGCCGACAGAGTATGATCTGAGAGATGATGGAACTGCTACGGAGTCAAATGAAGGTGGCATACCATCTGGCTTCATGTACATCTCTCATGCAGGCGATGATAATGTGACCAGCGAAGACAGGACTGCTGATGAAGAACCCGATGATCTGCCTGTTGTCAATATCACTGCGCTTCCCACAATTCAAAATGTTACAACTGACCAACCTGAACTCAAAGTTTCTCCAACTACTACACCTATGGATCCCAAAAACTCAAGCCAGATCAACATGACAGATACCGAGAAGGAATTTAATAACTCAGTGACCACCCTTCAAAACTCTACAAGTGATCAAAACACCAATCAAACCACCACTGATCAAAACACCACTGATTTACAGATGACAACCTTGGCTCCAAAGGGCAACGATACACAAATATCCACAACCAAGTCGGACAAAGATATATTAACTAATGATACAGAATCTAACAACACAACAGATGTGACAACCGTGATGCCAGAGATAAACAAGACACCCACCACGTCTTCATCTACAACAGCTCTTCTACCTGAGACCACAGAAATGATCCCTGAGACTACAACTTCGGTGCCTCCAGACACACCTGAGATGGCCAACAAGACTGAGAAGGGCTCAGGCACAGGGACCAGCTCAGAAAGAG GTTTGGAATCAGATCCCCAAAGgagtaaaagaaacaaagtgtggGGTGCTGTGCTGGGGACTATCGTGGCTGCTTCCTGCGTGGGACTAGTGGCGTACATcatcctgaaaaacaaacaacagaaggcTTTTGTCCACCAGAAACTTGTTGAGGAATACCCCTCAGAATCAG TTCACAGATTGGACAACAGCGAACCTTTGGATTTGAACTATGGTGGTTCGGCCTATTACAACCCTGGACTCCAAGGGGACAACATTCAAATGACTAGTTTTCCAGGACgtcactga